In Arthrobacter sp. CDRTa11, one DNA window encodes the following:
- a CDS encoding ABC transporter permease encodes MSTTATSPLPGKREPGTPRAADQSLAVSARPATWKTPAMLGVLGLAAFIFFGLMGPNQTAKFGISTAGDFFQLPALEVPAFLGGMVLSLILLGLAAYAVFLKTKDQSAPTWLPITFTVVFAAAFLIWVVGGARTPSISLAGLIAGSVTLAVPLVFGSLSGVLCERVGVVNIAIEGQLLGGAFTAAMVASMTRSPLLGLVAAAVAGAVVSMVLAFFSIKYLVNQIIVGVVLNVLVSGLTGFLFSTVMQANKAQFNSPPGLDNIEIPVLSGIPIIGPILFKQSLVGYLMYVAVLVVWVGLFKTKWGLRVRAVGEHPQAADTMGIKVNATRFWNVTLGGAIAGIGGSFFTLVAIDSFTKEISGGRGFIALAALIFGRWNPIGAFFAALLFGFADNLQSIVTIIGTPVPSQFMAMLPYLVTVLAVAGLVGRSRPPAASGIPYVKG; translated from the coding sequence ATGAGCACAACAGCAACATCGCCCCTGCCGGGAAAGCGGGAGCCGGGCACCCCGCGGGCCGCCGACCAGTCCCTTGCAGTTTCGGCCAGACCGGCCACCTGGAAGACCCCGGCGATGCTCGGCGTCCTCGGACTCGCCGCTTTCATCTTCTTTGGCCTGATGGGACCGAACCAGACCGCGAAGTTCGGCATCTCCACCGCCGGCGACTTCTTCCAGCTCCCCGCCCTTGAAGTGCCCGCGTTCCTCGGTGGCATGGTGCTTTCCCTGATCCTGCTGGGACTCGCAGCGTATGCGGTCTTCCTCAAAACCAAGGACCAGTCTGCACCTACCTGGTTGCCGATCACCTTCACTGTCGTTTTTGCAGCAGCGTTCCTGATCTGGGTTGTTGGCGGAGCGCGCACTCCCAGCATCTCGTTGGCAGGCCTCATCGCCGGATCAGTCACGCTTGCCGTGCCGCTGGTCTTTGGATCCCTCTCAGGTGTCCTGTGTGAACGCGTCGGCGTCGTGAACATCGCCATCGAAGGGCAACTCCTGGGCGGTGCCTTTACCGCCGCCATGGTGGCAAGCATGACAAGGAGTCCGTTGCTTGGGCTGGTGGCCGCTGCCGTGGCCGGCGCCGTCGTCTCCATGGTCCTGGCTTTTTTCAGCATCAAGTACCTGGTCAACCAGATCATTGTGGGCGTAGTCCTCAACGTCCTGGTCTCCGGCCTCACCGGCTTCCTGTTCAGTACCGTCATGCAGGCCAACAAGGCGCAGTTCAACTCGCCGCCGGGCCTGGACAACATCGAAATTCCGGTTCTGTCGGGCATCCCCATCATCGGACCCATCCTGTTCAAGCAGTCCCTGGTGGGCTACCTGATGTACGTCGCCGTCCTTGTTGTGTGGGTGGGCCTTTTCAAGACCAAATGGGGCCTGCGGGTCCGCGCGGTGGGCGAACACCCGCAGGCCGCCGACACCATGGGAATCAAGGTCAACGCCACCCGCTTCTGGAACGTCACCCTTGGCGGTGCCATTGCCGGAATCGGCGGATCCTTTTTCACCCTGGTGGCCATCGACAGCTTTACCAAGGAAATTTCCGGTGGACGTGGCTTTATCGCCCTGGCCGCCCTGATCTTTGGTCGCTGGAACCCCATTGGTGCCTTCTTCGCGGCCCTGCTGTTTGGCTTCGCGGATAACCTGCAGAGCATCGTGACCATCATCGGGACGCCGGTACCCAGCCAGTTCATGGCAATGCTGCCATACCTGGTGACGGTCCTTGCAGTGGCAGGGCTGGTGGGCCGGTCCAGGCCCCCGGCCGCCAGCGGCATCCCCTACGTCAAGGGCTGA